GCATCGTCAGATCGCGCAGACGACGGCTGAATTTGCCACGAACGAGATTGTCCCGGCATCCGACGCGATAGAAGCGAAGGATTTTGCCGTGACACGGAAGCTGATCAAAGCTGCGAGTGAACTGGGGCTGACTTCGGTTGATATTCCGGAGGAGTACGGCGGGTTGGAGATGGACAAAGTCACCTCCGCTATCATTGCGGACAATATCGCCAAGCAGGGAAGCTTTTCGGTCTCGTTCTCGGCCCATGTAGGGATTGGAACACTGCCAATTGTTTGGTATGGAACGCAGGAGCAGAAGAAGAAATACCTGCCAAAGCTGGCCAGTGGCGAGTTTATTGGAGCCTATGCACTGTCTGAATCTTCCTCCGGTTCCGATGCATTGAATGCGCATACGCGTGCGGTGCTTTCGGACGATGGGCAGAGCTACACCCTGAATGGCGAGAAGATGTGGATTACGAACGGTGGTTTTGCCGATCTCTTTACGATCTTTGCCAAGTGTGAGGTGAAGGAAGGGAAAGATGCAGGAAAGGAGCGGCTGACGGCATTTCTGGTAGAGCGTGGGACCTCCGGTTTTACGGTAGGGAAAGAGGAGCACAAGCTCGGTATCCGGGGTAGTTCGACCTGTCCGTTAATCCTGAAGGATTGTAAAATTCCGGCGTCGAATCTGTTGGGCGAGGTTGGAAAAGGGCACCATATCGCCTTCAACATTCTGAATGTAGGCCGGTACAAGCTGGGGGCTGCTGCTGTCGGGGGCGCTCGAATGTCTCTTGGTAACGGCATTCGCTATTCAAAGGAGCGCAAAGCGTTCGGGAAGCCTATTGCCGAGTTTGGAATGATTCAGGAAAAGCTGGCGGACTGTGCCGTTGGCGTCTTTGTTGGTGAGGCGATTTCGTATCGCACGATCGGGATGATCGATGCTGCTCTTGCAGAGGTTGACAAGCACGATACAGCTGCGATTCAGAAGGCGATTGAGGACTATGCTGTGGAGTGTTCGATCTGCAAGGTGTGGGGATCGGAGATGCTCGACCACGTGGTTGATGAGGTGCTTCAGATCTATGGCGGCTATGGCTATGTAGAGGACTATCCGGCGGAGCGGGCTTATCGAGATTCGCGCATCAACCGCATCTTCGAGGGAACGAATGAGATCAATCGTCTGATCATTACCGGTTGGTTGATGAAGTCGGCGATGGCGGGAAAACTGGCGCTGATGCCCGCGATTAAGCAGCTAATGGATGAGGTGATTGCAGGTCCACTGGAGAGGGAAGAACGTGAAGGAGCGCTGGCAGAGGAATATGCGCTTCTGGCCAATGCAAAAAAACTGACCCTCTTTGCCGCAGGGGCAGCAACACAGAAGTACATGCAGCAACTCGCCGATCAGCAGGAGGTGATGGGGGCAATCGCTGACATGGTCATCGAGGTCTATGCAATGGAGTCGGCCATTTTGCGCGCCGAGAAGGCGGGTCAAAAGAGCGCTGCTGAGGTTGCTGTTGCGATGGCGCGAATCTATGCAGAGGCTGCGATGGAAAAGATTGAACTGGCTGCCCGAAGGGTTATCGCTACTGTCGCTGAAGGAGATATGCTGCGAACGCAAATGACCATCCTGCGCAGGCTGGCAAAGCATGACCCTGTCGATGCTATCGGTCTGCGCCGTCAGGTGGCTCAACATGTGATCCAGGCGGGGAAGTATGCTTTATAGCTCGATACTATCGGCCCGATTTGGGATTGCTGTTGCATATTCTTCTGCCGCAAGGGGCGATTCTTCAGCATACTGATGAGTATCCAGTCCACGGCTGGTAAAAATTTACTGAGTGCTGCGTCCTCCCCATGTTTTTATCGTCTATCGTGTCGGATAAATGCAGACCTACCGAAACCTTTTGTTGCGCTTCAGGTCTATAGAAATGCTTTTCCGGTTCTTGGGCGGTTTTAACCTAATTGGCCTCCGCGGAGGCAGCAGTATCAACGTAAGAAAGTTGTTGGGAAAAATGTCGATCCGTAGCAATCTGGTCTCCCGTTTTCTAGTTTCTTTCTTCGCAGTTTTTGGGCCTTCTTTTGCGAATGCGGCAACGCCCCAAGCTCGCATCAGAACGGCGATCACCGATGCAGATCGAGCCCCTGTTCGGGAGACGATTTCGCCGAGGGTGAAGCAGTCGGCTGATTTGGGAGAGGCTTCCAGCGGACGCACGCTTTCGGCGGTTACGCTTCACTTTAGTTTGACGACTGCCCAGCAGGCTGATCTGACGCAACTTCTTGCTGATCTGCAAAATCCCTCTTCTCCCCATTACCACCAGTGGCTTAATCCGCAGCAATACGGAGCGCGGTTCGGACTTGCCAGTGCTGATATGGCAAAGGTCCAGTCCTGGTTGACGGGAAAAGGTCTTCAGGTGGTTGCAGTCGCTCCCAGCCAGAACTCGATTACAGTGAGTGGAACGATTGGGCAGATCGAGAGCGCTTTCAATACCAGTATCCATTCCCTAACAGAGAACGGAGTGCAGCACATCTCGAACGTTACAGATCCGCAGCTTCCTTCGCCGATTGCGAACCTGGTGGTGGGCATTACCGGGTTGAATGACTTTAAGCCTCATTCGCGTGCAATTGTCCGGCCACACTTCACATCATCGACGACAGGAAATCACTATATCGCTCCGGGCGATTTTTATACGATCTACGATCTGAACCCTCTGTTGCAACAGCAGAATATTAACGGGTCTGGAATTTCGATTGCGGCTATTGGGCAGACTGATATCAGCTTGGCGGATGTTGCCGCGTTTCGTTCGGCGGCGGGACTTCCGGCGAATGTCCCCACAATTGTAAAGGCAACAGGATACGTTGCTGGGACTGTATCCGCTGATATCGATGAAGCCCAACTGGATGTTGAGTGGTCGGGAGCTGTCGCTCCAAACGCAAGCATTCAGTTTGTTACTGTGGGAGCCAGTTCGACGGCTTCGGTTGTTGATGCCCTGCTTTATGCGATTACAAATAATGTCGCGCCGATCATTTCGTTGAGTTACGGGAACTGTGAATCAGCCTGGGGCCAATCAAGCCTGAATACGCTGAACCAGTACTTTCAACAAGCGAATGCGCAAGGCATAACCATCTTCAGTGCATCAGGTGATTCCGGTGCGACGGATTGTGATACGGCTCCCCCCGCAGACTTCGGACTTGCGGTCGATTTTCCCGGAAGTTCCCCTTTTGTCACTTCGGCGGGCGGAACAATGTTCAATGAAGGTTCGGCTACCGGGACGACATCTTACTGGAATTCAAACAGCAGCTCTTCGACCAATAACGCTGGATCCGCGTTGAGCTACATTCCAGAGGTCGTATG
This portion of the Edaphobacter sp. 4G125 genome encodes:
- a CDS encoding acyl-CoA dehydrogenase family protein, with translation MVTLTAAPTDNKKVLSGGSFLISNPAPADCFFPEDFTEEHRQIAQTTAEFATNEIVPASDAIEAKDFAVTRKLIKAASELGLTSVDIPEEYGGLEMDKVTSAIIADNIAKQGSFSVSFSAHVGIGTLPIVWYGTQEQKKKYLPKLASGEFIGAYALSESSSGSDALNAHTRAVLSDDGQSYTLNGEKMWITNGGFADLFTIFAKCEVKEGKDAGKERLTAFLVERGTSGFTVGKEEHKLGIRGSSTCPLILKDCKIPASNLLGEVGKGHHIAFNILNVGRYKLGAAAVGGARMSLGNGIRYSKERKAFGKPIAEFGMIQEKLADCAVGVFVGEAISYRTIGMIDAALAEVDKHDTAAIQKAIEDYAVECSICKVWGSEMLDHVVDEVLQIYGGYGYVEDYPAERAYRDSRINRIFEGTNEINRLIITGWLMKSAMAGKLALMPAIKQLMDEVIAGPLEREEREGALAEEYALLANAKKLTLFAAGAATQKYMQQLADQQEVMGAIADMVIEVYAMESAILRAEKAGQKSAAEVAVAMARIYAEAAMEKIELAARRVIATVAEGDMLRTQMTILRRLAKHDPVDAIGLRRQVAQHVIQAGKYAL